TGGCTTCGCTCATTAGTAGATCGTACTTTTGCTTAGCGGAGTTAAATAAGTCTTCACTCGGATCTCCGACTAAACCTGCACCTAGAACGTCAAACTGTTCATTAATCAAATCTAGATGCGTGAATGCTGCATTTCGATTTTGTTCGGTTTGGCTGTAGGCATAGTGATTTAAGCTTTGTTGTCCTGTCACCACAGCCGCATCAAGACGTTGGACATCAATTAGCACATGTGCATATTCACGGTCGGTTGATTGAAGCTGAAGCATATTTACGATAATATAAACGATCAAAACAATAGAAAGTCCAACAATGGTTATATTAGGTATTACTAATTTATGTTTTAGTTTCATTCACTCGTCCCTCTCATTTCTGAAACGATGATCTCTCCATCAATAATAGCTTTTTCAATCGCTGAGATCTCCGATAAATAATCTTCTTCATTGACTAAGCGAAATGGAGCAAGCCCGACACCGTTTTCAGCTAATCCAAGTACGACTTCCGGTTCTAATTCTCCATCCATATACGACTGAACCGTTTGGTATACAGCTTGATCAATATACTTCATCATTGAGGTCATGACCGAATCTTCTGCTAAGAAATATTGATCAGAGTCTACTCCTACACTCAACACTTCTTCCCTTTGTGCCTCTTGCAAGACTCCTACTCCCGTTAAGCCAGCCGCAGCATACATCACGTCTGCTCCCGCGTTAATCATCGTTGCCGTCAATTCTTCTCCAATCTCTGGAGATCCAAAATCATCTGCATAATCAATAAATACTTCAATCTCTTCATTTACGTAGTGTGCTCCTTGTTCAAAGCCAGCAGCAAACTTATTTATAAGTGGAAAATCTGACCCACCTACAAACCCAATTTTTTGACTCGTTGTCGTGAGGGCCGCCACCGCACCTACTAAGAAACTTCCTTCATGTTCTTCAAATGTGACCGAAGCGACATTGTTTAAATCTGACACATCATCAATTAAGACAAACTGTTGCTCTGGGTTACTAGTTGCCGTTGATTCGAGTGCTTCTTTAATCATAAATCCTAATCCAATGATAAGATCAAAATCTTCTGAAACGAGTTCCTCAAGACCTTGTTCATATGTACCTGATGTTTCTAATTCTCGGTAATCAAATGTAATATCGAGCTCATCTCTAGCTCGAATAAGTCCTTGAAAAGCAGAGTCACTAAACGACTGGTCTCCAAGTCCGACGTCTGACAACACAATTCCAACGCGTACACCTGATTGTTCTTCTGATTCTTGAACCGTCGCTTCATTCTGACAACCAAAAAGAATGAAGACGAATATTGTGATTAAAAAGTGGTTAGTCAATGCCTTCATCTTGTCTTTTCCTCCATTCATTACAATATAACTAGTTTTTAATACCTATAGACCGTACCATATATATCGTCCGAATCAATTCCTTTTTTTACCCACATAAAATACATGGAATCTTCAGTCAATACATAATAAAAAAAGCCTCCCTTTCGTGTAAGGAAGACTAACGACTAAAACATTTGATAACCTCGTACTCGAAGCATTTTTATGACGATACCAGCAATAATCGCACCAGCAAAACCACTTAATAAAATTAATATATCGACTAGTTTCAACGCGATAAATGTTTGACCAAGATCGCCAAATGATGCGACAGGCGACGTAAAATATTCTGTAAATCCAACATTATCAATAATCAAAACAATAATCACCGGATAAACCACAGCCATAATCCAAGTCGAACGTAAGACCATATTTAATAGAAAGCCTATCCCGAAAAACAAAATAAGGAATAGTACCATAGAAATCAATAATTGCGGCAAGTTCAATCCTTACACCTCCATATCAACACTAGTTTACTGAATAGAAGGTATCATCGTCAACTCTACAATTGATGATGTTTGTGGCAATATCCGCACAAGTAAATAAAGTAGCACCGAGGTACACATACTTTTTATATCTATGTACATATTGGGGGCGTGGGAAGTGGAGCTGACAATAGAATTACTCATTTTACTTGCACGAATTTTAACGATTATCCCATTAATGCTTTTTATTACACTAAAAATGGGTCGACGATCGATTGCTGAGTTACCCGTTTTTGACTTTTTGATCATCATTACATTAGGGGCTGTAGTCGGAGCTGATTTAGCTGATCCGAGTGTTGGACATATTCATACGGCCGTAGCGGTTGTGCTAATCGGGCTCTTGCAAATTACCGTTACTTATTTCAAACTAAACAAGCGGTCATTTGGTCGCTTGATTACGTTTGGACCAACAATCGTGATTCATAATGGGCAGTTTTTAGAGGGAAACTTAACAAACATTCGTTATTCTATAGATAATGTACTCATGATGTTGCGGGAAA
Above is a genomic segment from Bacillus sp. FJAT-45037 containing:
- a CDS encoding DUF421 domain-containing protein is translated as MELTIELLILLARILTIIPLMLFITLKMGRRSIAELPVFDFLIIITLGAVVGADLADPSVGHIHTAVAVVLIGLLQITVTYFKLNKRSFGRLITFGPTIVIHNGQFLEGNLTNIRYSIDNVLMMLREKDIFSIEEVEVAIIEASGNLSVHKKPEKMPLTREDTNYPTPKSNLAFPLILDGKLHQEVLSHVKVSEQWLEEQLALLGINEVDSIFFASINDHKELHVSLRENQLSLFEDTPPIYH
- a CDS encoding BMP family lipoprotein is translated as MKALTNHFLITIFVFILFGCQNEATVQESEEQSGVRVGIVLSDVGLGDQSFSDSAFQGLIRARDELDITFDYRELETSGTYEQGLEELVSEDFDLIIGLGFMIKEALESTATSNPEQQFVLIDDVSDLNNVASVTFEEHEGSFLVGAVAALTTTSQKIGFVGGSDFPLINKFAAGFEQGAHYVNEEIEVFIDYADDFGSPEIGEELTATMINAGADVMYAAAGLTGVGVLQEAQREEVLSVGVDSDQYFLAEDSVMTSMMKYIDQAVYQTVQSYMDGELEPEVVLGLAENGVGLAPFRLVNEEDYLSEISAIEKAIIDGEIIVSEMRGTSE
- a CDS encoding YuiB family protein; protein product: MNLPQLLISMVLFLILFFGIGFLLNMVLRSTWIMAVVYPVIIVLIIDNVGFTEYFTSPVASFGDLGQTFIALKLVDILILLSGFAGAIIAGIVIKMLRVRGYQMF